From Mytilus edulis chromosome 8, xbMytEdul2.2, whole genome shotgun sequence, one genomic window encodes:
- the LOC139484177 gene encoding uncharacterized protein: MLIDSVKQAFVLPEKKKVAFTLLREDMLTQQVVSLKTLQRFAGKCISFMLAVPAARLYTREVNLAISKDIKNSRPVALGGRLKTEISHWAFLDKWEGFVPWRKERHLQINLATDASLYKWGAVVEEQEVLGDFFVSGDDRPLHIPCGIPRIWKPASPCGSCSYPYDDDAKFCQSCGNYLEIQSDEPVDLIDIMVNERIRHLDIMMENTPYCKKVSALEKEFSDFLSKKAKSILFTSPEEVRKFLIVKDCKGKTQVHEIICPNLGKSGIFDCPCPLRLSSSTVRTMLGQLKRIFENYGKGRSWDEGSNFGNPIASKKVQRYLEAITREQAISHRVVKQAKPLFFDKLRKIAILIDSKMVKGNTTPEKFILLRDQAFLKLQFFAGDRASDLGKCLSQEIRRLRDDSGFVITHTVGKTLSNGKKNEFSVMRLDDHSVCPVFGIEKYVSCAGEMGINLTLGYLFRILDCSRKRVLEAPVSHSVMYGRLKSYLWELGMDEGETPHGIRGGCAVTLAVSGFGNSQDIMDHVGWFSRGSLDRYSRLGKMADKSTVGNLFKQVSDNPSYASSVYDEYGDTSKLPTAF, translated from the exons ATGTTGATAGATTCTGTTAAACAGGCTTTTGTGTTACCTGAAAAGAagaaagtggcatttactttacTTAGGGAAGACATGTTGACCCAGCAAGTAGTTTCGTTAAAAACGCTTCAAAGGTTTGCAGgaaaatgtatatcatttatgTTAGCGGTTCCCGCCGCGAGATTGTATACCAGAGAAGTAAATTTAGCTATAAGCAAGGACATCAAAAACAGCAGACCCGTTGCTCTTGGGGGTCGTTTAAAAACTGAAATAAGTCATTGGGCATTTTTAGACAAATGGGAGGGGTTTGTCCCTTGGAGGAAAGAAAGGCATTTGCAAATAAACCTTGCAACAGATGCATCGCTGTACAAATGGGGCGCTGTTGTTGAAGAGCAGGAAGTTTTGGGTGATTTCTTTGTTTCGGGAGATGATAGGCCTCTTCAT ataCCTTGTGGAATACCAAGAATTTGGAAACCAGCTTCGCCCTGTGGCTCATGCTCTTACCCTTACGATGACGATGCAAAGTTTTGTCAATCTTGTGGTAATTATTTAGAGATTCAGAGCGACGAGCCTGTAGATTTGATAGATATTATGGTCAATGAAAGAATAAGACATTTGGATATCATGATGGAGAATACCCCGTACTGTAAAAAAGTTAGCGCCCTTGAAAAAGAATTTTCAGATTTTCTTTCTAAAAAAGCTAAGAGCATTCTTTTTACTTCGCCAGAAGAAGTAAGAAAATTCTTAATTGTCAAGGATTGCAAGGGAAAAACCCAAGTGCATGAGATAATTTGTCCTAATCTGGGTAAGTCTGGAATTTTTGACTGCCCATGCCCTTTAAGGTTATCCTCAAGCACTGTACGAACCATGTTGGGCCAATTGAAAAGAATTTTTGAAAACTATGGGAAGGGAAGAAGTTGGGACGAGGGCTCTAATTTTGGGAACCCTATTGCTAGTAAAAAAGTTCAGCGTTATTTGGAGGCGATAACCCGCGAACAAGCGATATCACATCGTGTAGTGAAGCAGGCAAAACCTTTGTTTTTTGACAAGCTTAGAAAAATAGCAATATTGATAGATTCCAAAATGGTGAAGGGAAATACAACAcctgaaaaatttattttattaaggGACCAGGCTTTTCTGAAGCTCCAGTTTTTTGCAGGTGATAGGGCCTCTGATCTTGGAAAATGTCTCAGTCAGGAGATAAGGCGTTTGCGTGACGATTCAGGATTTGTTATTACACACACAGTTGGCAAGACGTTAAGTAATGGAAAGAAAAATGAATTTTCGGTTATGCGACTTGATGACCATTCTGTTTGTCCTGTTtttggaattgaaaaatatgtgtCTTGTGCTGGTGAAATGGGCATAAATTTAACCCTTGGGTATTTGTTTCGTATATTAGATTGTTCAAGAAAACGGGTATTGGAAGCTCCGGTTAGTCATTCGGTTATGTATGGTCGCCTGAAGTCATATTTATGGGAGTTGGGAATGGATGAAGGCGAGACTCCTCATGGTATCAGAGGGGGGTGTGCTGTTACTTTGGCCGTCTCTGGTTTTGGAAATTCCCAAGACATAATGGATCATGTAGGCTGGTTTTCTCGAGGTAGCTTGGACAGATATTCAAGATTGGGCAAAATGGCAGATAAAAGTACGGTGGGAAATCTTTTTAAGCAAGTTTCTGATAACCCTTCATATGCAAGTTCGGTTTATGACGAGTACGGGGATACTAGCAAATTACCAACTGCTTTTTGA